The following coding sequences lie in one Streptomyces xiamenensis genomic window:
- a CDS encoding SpoIIE family protein phosphatase — MVDGGPERRAGAMAGGAMPDRSSGALTDLMRQAVFVQDESGAIILWGPEAQLLFGYPPERALGQQAADLLLPDGPTGPAREWQRTARTGREWAGVLPARHADGHTRLVEVRSRPAPAPGGAVCILSQAADAGTLRELASDLALSTGLINQSPVALGLFDTDLNWRRVNPALARLHGVPASELIGRSFGATLTETDVSGVGEVLRRVLETGRPVIDHRTTGRTPADPDRDHVWSASFYRLDEPDGRPLGVAMSAIDVSERVRANNEVARARIRLALIAEAGTRVGTTLDLRQTAHELVRAAVPRYADLAGVDILDAVLGGGAAPPVQRDGSAVFRLLAFAGGEGTALEPAARDIGSPVTFGPARINTQAVRHSRPILLAKATAQGLRRLTRDEREARLLESAGVHSVLVTPLIARGEVLGTLTLMRTTGSRAFDEEDRELAGELAARAAISVDNARLYTRERNTALTLQRSLLPQLPQERSDIEIAYRYRPAVSEVGGDWIDVLRLPGGRFGLVVGDVMGKGVRAAAIMGQLRSTIRALARMGVPPAELLGHLDGIAEFLGDSIATCLYAECDPREGWCELASAGHLPPVLVQPDGRGELLRLPRAVPLGVGGVPFLSVRLRLAPGATLALFTDGLVEERGHSIDEGLRAVLRLLEGPAGSLEETCDTVLGIRGRDTAPQDDVALLVARVHRGGADSEKRSA; from the coding sequence ATGGTGGACGGCGGACCGGAGCGCAGAGCCGGGGCCATGGCCGGCGGCGCCATGCCGGACCGGTCCAGCGGAGCCCTGACCGACCTGATGCGGCAGGCCGTCTTCGTGCAGGACGAGAGCGGCGCCATCATCCTGTGGGGCCCGGAAGCCCAACTGCTGTTCGGCTACCCGCCCGAGCGGGCGCTGGGGCAGCAGGCCGCTGACCTGCTGCTCCCCGACGGGCCCACCGGGCCGGCGCGGGAATGGCAGCGTACGGCGCGCACCGGGCGCGAGTGGGCGGGCGTGCTGCCGGCCCGGCACGCCGACGGGCACACCCGGCTGGTCGAGGTCCGCAGCCGCCCCGCCCCGGCGCCCGGCGGCGCCGTCTGCATCCTCAGCCAGGCCGCCGACGCCGGCACCCTGCGCGAACTCGCCTCCGACCTCGCCCTGTCCACCGGGCTCATCAACCAGTCCCCGGTCGCCCTGGGCCTGTTCGACACCGATCTGAACTGGCGGCGGGTCAACCCCGCGCTCGCCCGGCTGCACGGGGTCCCGGCATCCGAGCTGATCGGCCGCTCGTTCGGCGCGACACTGACCGAGACCGACGTCAGCGGCGTCGGCGAGGTGCTGCGCCGGGTCCTGGAGACCGGCCGCCCCGTCATCGACCACCGCACCACCGGACGTACCCCCGCCGACCCCGACCGCGACCACGTGTGGTCCGCCTCCTTCTACCGTCTTGACGAGCCGGACGGGCGCCCGCTGGGCGTGGCGATGTCCGCCATCGACGTCAGCGAACGGGTGCGCGCCAACAACGAGGTGGCCAGGGCCCGGATACGGCTCGCGCTGATCGCGGAGGCGGGCACCAGGGTCGGCACCACCCTCGATCTGCGGCAGACCGCGCACGAACTGGTGCGGGCCGCCGTACCGCGCTACGCCGACCTGGCGGGCGTCGACATCCTCGACGCGGTGCTCGGCGGCGGCGCGGCCCCGCCCGTCCAGCGCGACGGTTCGGCGGTCTTCCGGCTGCTGGCGTTCGCCGGCGGCGAGGGCACGGCGCTGGAGCCGGCGGCGCGGGACATCGGCAGCCCGGTGACCTTCGGCCCGGCCAGGATCAACACCCAGGCGGTGCGGCACTCCCGCCCGATCCTGCTGGCGAAGGCCACCGCGCAGGGGCTGCGGCGGCTGACCCGCGACGAACGGGAGGCACGGCTGCTGGAGTCCGCCGGGGTGCACTCCGTCCTGGTCACCCCGCTCATCGCACGCGGCGAGGTGCTGGGCACCCTCACCCTCATGCGGACCACCGGCAGCCGGGCGTTCGACGAGGAGGACCGGGAGCTGGCCGGGGAGCTGGCGGCGCGCGCCGCGATCAGTGTCGACAACGCCCGGCTGTACACCAGGGAACGGAACACCGCGCTCACCCTCCAGCGCAGCCTGCTGCCGCAACTGCCTCAGGAACGCTCGGACATCGAGATCGCCTACCGCTACCGGCCCGCCGTCTCCGAGGTCGGCGGGGACTGGATCGATGTGCTGCGGCTGCCCGGGGGGCGGTTCGGCCTGGTGGTGGGCGATGTGATGGGCAAGGGGGTGCGGGCCGCGGCCATCATGGGGCAACTGCGCTCCACCATCCGGGCGCTGGCCCGCATGGGAGTGCCCCCGGCCGAACTGCTGGGGCATCTGGACGGCATCGCGGAGTTCCTCGGCGACTCGATCGCCACCTGCCTGTACGCGGAGTGCGACCCCCGCGAGGGATGGTGCGAGCTGGCGAGTGCCGGGCACCTGCCCCCGGTGCTGGTGCAGCCGGACGGGCGGGGCGAGTTGCTGCGACTGCCCCGGGCGGTGCCGCTGGGGGTGGGCGGTGTGCCGTTCCTGAGCGTCCGGTTGCGGCTGGCCCCGGGGGCGACACTGGCGCTGTTCACGGACGGTCTGGTGGAGGAGCGCGGACACTCGATCGACGAGGGGCTGCGGGCGGTGCTGCGGCTGCTGGAGGGGCCGGCCGGTTCACTGGAGGAAACCTGCGACACTGTGCTGGGCATCCGGGGGCGCGACACCGCTCCGCAGGACGATGTCGCGCTGCTGGTGGCGCGGGTGCACCGGGGTGGGGCCGACAGCGAGAAGCGGTCCGCGTGA